A genomic region of Micropterus dolomieu isolate WLL.071019.BEF.003 ecotype Adirondacks linkage group LG11, ASM2129224v1, whole genome shotgun sequence contains the following coding sequences:
- the si:ch73-242m19.1 gene encoding uncharacterized protein si:ch73-242m19.1 isoform X5 produces MYHLLFCLEETHDESTTSRGGGGHEKKSLRSQTSSAAKGSYSLEDSLQLLGLEDNLEEGTSDPIITRGAYLSLTFLRHLKLRQLQRISLGMLNYLRSVERTLTFDLAGLKLEEGELCSTAEETGWMNAARGGSGETEGLGSFQCSHNTPVDYKVHCSEFMEFTEVENLHDFYSTEEKFVHTQDQRGFYIVYDAALKDLQELENELLLVGSHFIQRNRVKKMGNAEGATTSTADIHSWAGTDVDRVALLLDLWTCEMEFLESKVQLLNCYYEAYQHAAGTEERFALARVITDIMHSRPQLNLNQDYFVQAYRAEIGCLRSHQQLIRHILDNQIERQRQYLQRIWRDDHKGSVCDYGLPPKYVPKHLVSLGGSSSALMNVFLLEVHPSLCLASAVYHSLVQAHTELCQLHRATSVTHKLALRQKLLQRALQSWRHLASPGASYSSQIQKDLFSDVFFEDPILVQKVGLLLIRSAEENDITQGRERKVYAVETFSKLLELITIRHRLLESASETAHLAQLYRNVASELGFDDFHLYLRPVQFEVAEHNDKAEQRPVFITAILEDDSSVDRFIPSHLPLSIQELDENQIGRFSFSSEEAVVHLMNRQSIENLQVTLACQVTQKNALLSAVKLVCLCHWAESVTSSAESEVALPSDKDVKSEAKHGSDTNKVQEQSNTSPSCPAGTPTITTKERLMEAFVSIQLEKVGLRDEMLNSFMKKKQAVGGLIKTPEESAKIKRRLIIDFLKKFSTQISQYCVRAQIVAYCNSLTLFLDDIPSIRQSHFMIGKTNEPRAILDSGVDLCPDTRTFPHQPQQVLSADGKTLLNLWFIPHFTEVLHMFKTLNVSACATALHHTLQIVSALHDIIYYLISFSRLGNTDDSCSYRRGQEVPGSLAADWGGTEGIGAELLELQSQVDCLSDPSSPESVGRLLQLRRQVLLLQFDTAVRHLIREVFLSSGDVASYQSVSDNMATALTLLSDSIQTDVFSITLPVPRPLETRGCQAQQMYPWRSFIACHGLFPLHVWDIPPIEYCMQLCLSGLSDRSRLQANAAILGVSLLMEDVLNSGREAEPVRLDGDKDGLLHDGKPNKGDNLCMEAKEENKKTCESDATALLQDPIRVQSVLKGFLLLTKQLQVFKESWARRRFGNQMFREAIVYQQFVKLYRAEIFYPSMRALAQQMGKERDYEVLISGSPSLLPPPGASEVDVKAWQLQSLLESTECDMIRAVQRKTNRELTLVVSERTRQDSGLPTELWKKVPLKYSLSPERPQIVETFIQQLMEGAEEAEGQLTVAQDRLQQCLTHLGCSLMEREHRSFLQYSQFYERILQQETQLLYQREQDLNTLKDFQTSNSFKEVVAECRGMMLEISALQARVAHLEEQKSTLEEQLRLKFKERYDPLVRHLFSTCIQLTAKLDEHHMQMEQDVSEMVNRIRGEGVDRIIKLKKKYGCTKDNDGLSLTQLKKEEVHELNLENSRLTALLCKLKALSRWRQLVDREKLHRQLLQTQQREIICRAEALRVKMTSEEEVVYLQEELEVARKALSRCQAEYSSTNQLLSRKTEELQVARYQSAQEARSRQELDSYRVQSLEQMKADMEDRERQLRALSEQLDRGSRMNQILRQRSAKEIRQVRGQLQQERSLKQEAFQQVDRLQNQVNDMEPAFSGCTSTAGQSRTYYTLSASRLRTRSPSAGPHGVSQQLGSLTNHTALQDFAAEPRHQRAETARSRSNARIDRPKADPSRLRVVTAEMLLPSL; encoded by the exons CGCATCTCTCTTGGGATGCTGAACTACCTGCGCTCTGTGGAGAGgactttgacctttgacctggcCGGTCTGAAGCTGGAGGAAGGAGAGCTGTGCAGCACAGCAGAGGAAACAGGCTGGATGAATGCAGCCAGAGGGGGAAGTGGAGAGACAGAAGGTCTCGGCTCGTTCCAGTGCAGCCACAACACTCCTGTTGACTATAAG GTCCACTGCTCAGAGTTCATGGAATTTACAGAGGTGGAGAATCTTCATGATTTCTACAGCACAGAGGAGAAGTTTGTCCACACTCAGGACCAGAGAGGTTTTTACATCGTGTACGACGCTGCTCTGAAGGACCTGCAGGAGCTGGAGAACGAGCTTCTTCTAGTCGGCTCACACTTTATCCAGAGAAACAGGGTTAAGAAAATGGGAAACGCAGAGGGAGCCACCACCTCGACAGCAGACATCCACTCCTGGGCCGGAACAGATGTTGACCGTGTTGCACTGCTTCTTGACCTGTGGACATGTGAGATGGAGTTTTTGGAAAGCAAAGTGCAG CTCTTGAACTGTTATTACGAGGCCTACCAGCATGCAGCAGGGACGGAGGAGAGGTTTGCGTTGGCTCGAGTTATTACTGACATCATGCACAGTAGGCCACAACTGAACCTGAACCAGGATTACTTTGTTCAGGCCTACAGAGCTGAGATAGGCTGCCTGCGAAGCCACCAGCAGCTGATCAGACATATTTTGGACAATCAG ATTGAAAGACAGCGGCAGTACCTCCAACGCATCTGGAGAGATGACCACAAAGGCTCCGTCTGTGACTATGGCCTTCCACCAAAATACGTTCCCAAACATCTGGTCTCACTTGGAGGCAGCAG ctCTGCGCTGATGAATGTGTTCCTTCTGGAGGTTCATCCATCCCTCTGCCTGGCTTCTGCCGTCTATCACAGTTTAGTTCAGGCTCACACGGAGCTCTGTCAGCTGCACCGAGCCACGAGCGTCACTCACAAACTTGCCCTGCGACAGAAGCTCCTACAGCGGGCTCTGCAGAGCTGGAGGCACCTAGCTTCACCCGGGGCCTCCTACAGCTCTCAGATACAGAAGGAT TTGTtctcagatgtgttttttgaGGACCCGATTTTGGTCCAAAAAGTGGGACTGTTGTTAATAAGATCTGCAGAGGAGAATGATATAACgcagggaagagagagaaaggtgtATGCTGTAGAAACTTTCTCCAAGCTGCTGGAGCTCATTACCATCCGCCATCGTCTGCTGGAGTCGGCCTCAGAGACTGCACATTTGGCACA GTTGTACAGAAACGTGGCTTCAGAGCTCGGCTTCGATGACTTCCACCTTTACCTGAGGCCAGTGCAGTTTGAGGTTGCTGAACATAATGACAAAGCTGAGCAGAGGCCTGTTTTTATCACAGCAATACTGGAAGATGACAGCTCTGTGGACAG GTTCATACCGTCCCACCTGCCTCTGAGCATCCAGGAACTGGATGAGAACCAGATCGGGAGGTTCAGCTTCAGCTCAGAGGAGGCTGTTGTTCAT CTTATGAACAGACAGAGTATAGAAAACCTGCAGGTGACTCTGGCCTGTCAGGTGACACAGAAGAACGCTTTGTTAAGTGCTGTGAAACTGGTTTGTCTTTGTCACTGGGCAGAGAGTGTGACGTCTTCAGCTGAG AGTGAAGTAGCCCTTCCTTCTGATAAAGATGTAAAATCTGAAGCCAAACATGGAAGTGACACCAACAAAGTGCAGGAACAATCGAATACTTCTCCCTCTTGCCCTGCAGGAACtcccaccatcaccaccaagGAGAG GCTGATGGAAGCCTTTGTGTCCATCCAGCTGGAAAAAGTGGGTCTGCGTGACGAGATGCTGAATTCATTTATGAAGAAGAAGCAGGCCGTGGGGGGTCTAATAAAAACCCCA GAGGAATCTGCAAAGATCAAAAGGAGGCTCATAATCGACTTTCTCAAGAA ATTCAGCACACAGATATCTCAGTATTGTGTGAGAGCGCAGATTGTTGCATATTGCAACAGTCTAACCTTGTTTTTGGACGACATACCCTCAATCCGTCAGTCCCACTTCATGATTGGGAAAACCAACGAGCCCAGAGCCATTTTGGATTCTGGAGTTGACCTTTGCCCTGACACCAG GACCTTTCCACATCAGCCACAGCAGGTGTTGTCTGCAGACGGCAAAACTCTTCTCAACTTGTGGTTCATCCCCCACTTCACTGAAGTGCTTCACATGTTCAAAACACTGAATGTTTCG GCATGTGCCACAGCTCTCCATCACACTCTGCAGATAGTTTCAGCTCTTCATGACATAATTTATTACCTGATAAGTTTCTCCAGACTGGGAAACACAGACGACTCCTGTAGCTACAGGAGAGGACAGGAAGTACCAGGCTCACTCGCAGCAGACTGGGGAGGCACTGAAGGCATTG GAGCAGAGCTGCTGGAGCTCCAGAGTCAGGTCGACTGTCTGTCTGATCCCAGTAGCCCAGAGTCTGTCGGCCGTCTGCTGCAGCTGCGCAGGCAGGTCCTCCTCCTGCAGTTTGATACTGCTGTTAGACACCTCATCAG GGAGGTGTTCCTCTCATCTGGTGATGTTGCTTCCTACCAGAGTGTGAGCGACAACATGGCGACTGCCCTCACCCTGCTGAGTGACAGTATCCAGACTGACGTGTTCAGCATCACGCTGCCTGTTCCTCGACCTCTAGAGACTCGAGGCTGTCAG GCACAGCAGATGTATCCATGGAGAAGCTTCATAGCCTGTCATGGATTGTTCCCTCTGCATGTGTGGGACATCCCTCCCATCGAATACTGCATGCAG CTGTGTCTGAGTGGTCTGAGTGATCGGAGCAGACTGCAGGCAAACGCGGCAATCCTCGGTGTGTCACTGCTCATGGAGGACGTCCTGAACAGTGGAAGAGAGGCAGAGCCTGTCCGTCTCGATGGCGACAAGGATGGCCTTCTGCACGATGGAAAACCTAATAAA gGGGATAATCTCTGCATGGAAGCTAAAGAAGAGAATAAGAAGACTTGTGAGTCAGACGCCACTGCTCTTCTACAGGATCCAATCAGAGTCCAGTCTGTGTTGAAAGGTTTCCTCCTGCTGACGAAGCAGCTTCAGGTGTTCAAGGAGAGCTGGGCCCGAAGACGTTTCGGCAATCAAATGTTCAGAGAGGCCATTGTGTATCAACAGTTTGTGAAACTCTACAG AGCTGAAATATTTTACCCCAGCATGAGAGCTCTGGCTCAACAAATGGGTAAGGAGCGGGACTACGAGGTCTTAATTTCTGGCAGCCCGTCTCTCCTGCCCCCCCCTGGAGCTTCAGAGGTTGACGTGAAAGCCTGGCAG CTTCAGAGCCTGCTAGAGAGCACTGAGTGTGACATGATCAGAGCGGTGCAGAGGAAGACGAACAGAGAGCTGACCCTGGTGGTTTCAGAGCGAACTCGACAGGACTCAGGCCTCCCTACTG AGTTGTGGAAGAAAGTCCCACTGAAGTACAGTTTGTCCCCTGAGCGGCCGCAGATTGTGGAGACTTTCATCCAGCAGCTGATGGAGGGAGCTGAAGAGGCAGAGGGACAG CTGACGGTCGCTCAGGATCGCCTCCAGCAGTGTCTCACTCACCTCGGCTGTTCTCTGATGGAGCGAGAACATCGCAGCTTCCTGCAGTACTCACAGTTTTATGAACGAATCCTGCAGCAGGAGACGCAGCTCCTGTATCAGAGAGAACAG GATTTAAACACTCTTAAGGACTTTCAGACAAGCAACTCTTTCAAAGAG GTGGTGGCCGAATGTCGTGGGATGATGTTGGAGATCTCAGCGCTGCAGGCCCGAGTCGCTCACCTGGAAGAACAGAAGAGCACTCTAGAAGAGCAACTCCGACTCAAATTCAAAGAACGCTACGACCCTTTGGTCCGACACCTCTTCTCCACTTGCATCCAGCTAACG GCCAAGCTTGACGAGCACCACATGCAGATGGAGCAGGATGTGAGTGAGATGGTAAACAGAATAAGAGGCGAAGGAGTGGACCGAATTATCAAGCTCAAGAAGAAGTACGGCTGcaccaaagacaatgatggacTCTCACTCACACAGTTAAAG AAAGAAGAAGTCCATGAGTTGAACCTGGAGAACAGCCGGCTGACGGCTCTGCTCTGCAAACTAAAGGCTCTGAGCCGCTGGAGGCAGCTGGTCGACCGAGAGAAACTTCATCGACAGCTGCTTCAGACTCAGCAG AGGGAGATTATCTGTCGCGCTGAAGCTCTCAGAGTGAAGATGACATCGGAGGAGGAGGTAGTTtacctgcaggaggagctggaggtcGCGAGGAAGGCGTTATCCCGCTGTCAGGCCGAGTACAGTAGCACCAACCAGCTGCTCAGCAGGAAG acagaagagcTCCAGGTGGCCAGGTATCAGTCTGCACAGGAGGCCCGCAGCAGGCAGGAGCTGGACAGCTATCGAGTGCAGAGCCTGGAACAAATGAAAGCAGACATggaggacagagaaagacagctCAGGGCGCTCAGCGAGCAGCTGGACAGAGGCAGCAGGATGAACCAGATACTCAGACAACGCAGTGCCAAAGAGATCCGTCAG GTGAGGGGCCAGCTACAGCAGGAGCGAAGCCTCAAGCAAGAAGCCTTTCAGCAAGTGGACAGACTGCAGAACCAGGTGAACGACATGGAACCTGCGTTCTCCGGATGCACCTCTACAGCAG GGCAAAGCAGGACTTATTACACGCTGTCAGCCAGCAGATTGAGAACTAGAAGTCCCTCAGCAG GTCCACACGGAGTCAGTCAGCAGCTTGGCAGCCTCACAAACCACACCGCACTTCAGGACTTTGCTGCAGAGCCAAGACACCAGAGAGCAGAAACAGCCAGGAGCCGTTCTAACGCAAGAATAGACAGACCTAAAGCA GATCCGTCTCGCCTGCGTGTCGTGACTGCTGAGATGTTGTTGCCATCGCTGTGA